A segment of the Eleutherodactylus coqui strain aEleCoq1 chromosome 6, aEleCoq1.hap1, whole genome shotgun sequence genome:
CTAACAGTGATAAGCCCTAACAGACATTTTTGCAATTCGATTGGAACTCATTCGGCTCCATTAACATGGACCGATTAGTACTACTGTTTGTGCCGGAAGTatcattagtattattattcagGTACTTACAGTTCTGTTTTTTTGGCCTTGCTGTTTCCACAGAACCATGTCCTGCCGACAATAAATGAATTTTGCTGCTGTAAAAAGATTAAATCACCCGACAAACAAGCATTTGCTCATTTGTGGAGTGATTGGCAGcaccttcacacaggcagataATTGGGTGAACAAATATTCCCAGAAACATTAGTTCCTGAACATCAGCCTATGTAAAAgaccctaaaggggttttgtcattaaaaagaaaattctatactcacctattcctccacaggcagactccttaccgcatcttctcctcactgatcttctccaatCCCCCAAGTCAGCTCACTAAAAGCCATCTggcattccttgcattcttcttcctaCAGGTCAGTGTAGGTCACGTCCTTGTGACGCAGCGTTCACTGGCCagaaaggaatgctgatctattgcagagacagcgggcatgagcagtgtctgcaatagctcagcactccctgctaggctgtgaactagtgatATAATGTACATTGCCGAGCAGGaaagagactgcctgtgaatttAGGTAACGTCACAGGAAACAGAGGACTGCAGGAGACTGGAGAAGagtagtgaggagaagatgcggtaagtagactgacgggggaggaataggtaagtatagattattTTTTCagcgacagaacccctttaagactgtacATGGATTGCTGTTAAAAGATATTTTTAGCATAGAATTGCTGTATCAAAAATGAAATCATATCAGTGCAATAAAGTAGAAACTCTGTGCACACCAGACCACAGTGACCTTGTAGATACCCCATGAATATTTTCTCAATGAATGTTTCAATTTGAGCAGAATACCTTTTACCAACATTTAATTAAATTCCCTTTTTAGAAACAATTTGGAAACATCTCATCAGAAGAACAGGATCTTCTTCCCCCCTAAGACTGCATGTTAAATATTGATCGTCCTTGGAGAGAGAACATCAAAGATGAGTAATCAATTAAACAATTCAACTGAAAAGGCAGTCTACGCTCCATGGAAGCTCTGCCGGCCCTTATAGCAATATGTATTGTGCAGTTATGGCAACCTGCTTCATCTTTATGGATACAAAGGAATGTCCTTCATTATATATTTATGACATAGTTAGATCTCTATTGCATATGacatttaaaggggaactccgCCTAAGATTAAATTCCTGTCTATGTTTATGTCATATGTGCATGGTAGAAGAGATGGAGAAAGGGCTCTGGGGAGCGTCTAAGCCCTCTTTGCATtgctaaaggtccccatagacattacattaaagttgatgaaaatggatgatttcaacCAAAGCAATCGTTCCTCTAGCAAAatgtactcgagtattagccgacccgagtataagccgagtcaatacgttttaccacaaaaaactgggaaaacttattgactcgagtataagcctagctatactcgagtacatactaggtaaagaacaaatgcaatactcacctcccagcctgcgtttgtgtccccagcgcgatggtctccccagccgtgtggcaagctgcttgagaattctcaccgctgtcatctccctgctcggctttgaattcccccaccatcagcactgtgtaagtaagcgctgtgattggatcgagcgccagccaatcacagccggtgctcgataaaccaatcacagccatttagtgatctcatccactgaatggctgtgaatgatcgagcgccggttgtgattggctggccctcaatccaatcacagtgctgacgacgggggaattcaaagttgagcatggagatgacagtggggagaattctcaagcagcttgccacgccgccggggagaccatcgtgctGGGGACACAggcgcaggctgggaggtgagtattgcgggggttctttttttttttttttacctcactcgagtataaccCGAAGGgaagctttttcagcattaaaaaatgtgctgaaaaactaggcttatactcgagtatatatggtaattaaaaaaattatcatttcaGCCAACTGATGTCAGACTGTCTTTGTTTGGAAATAAATCGGCTATTTTTGCCTGATTTTTTTGTTTGCATAAAAGATCTTTTACCATGAATGATCTGTCCTTGAATGAAAGATCTTTCATGCATCGCCCAGTGTCATTGAACACGTGTGGCCTGTAGTTTAAATTACTGTGAcggccaatatggactaaaatgtgtatttcTGCATCTGCAAAACTACGGTTCACCAGACAATTGCTTATTCAATGGTTGTTCAACCATCAAGCTACTTCTATCTAAAGTGCATGGCTACCTTTAGAGATTTCATCCATTCAGAATACAGCTCCATTGAAACTATTAAAGTGAATTCTGGAAAAAAGATGCAGTGCTTCCCATTGCACAGGCCATCCTACACTGAGGAGTCCCAAAGAGTTTGACTGAGGTGCAGCAGTGACCCTTATGATAAGTGTAAGCGCAATAAATGAACAGAGCTATTGTTATTAAACTCTTTATTCTTTTAGTAGATTATATACATGTACACGAAAATACAGTAAAAATTTCAGAATAAACAGCACAGaaaatacattaacccctttacTGCTAGAAACATTCCTAATCTAGTGGAAATGTTGCTTATCCATATAAATATAAGGGCATCGTCATCATCGATTTCTTGCAGAAGTATGGCAGTGTTTGTGCACCACGGTTCTGTTGTGGTTTCTGAAAAAGAAGACAACTGTTTTCTGATGCAAATTTGCACAATATGGTAACAAAATGAAAATTAAACGGCATcatctgaacataccctaaacCATAAGACAGATGtggtagctttaaaggggttgtgccaagttaagcttatgggggtccaactgctgggatccccacctATTGAACAATAGTGGTCCGGAAGGTACTTGAGTGAATAGTATAGAGGTCGCACAGGCgtgccagtgctccattcacttcaatgatagCTCCAGAGATTCCTGAAGCGATTGAACTCAGTAATCTCCAGCTCtgtcattgaaatgcatggagcaATGGGACATCTGCAGGACCTCTACTCTATTCACTCGGGGACCGACTGAacccctattctcaggatcggtgggggtcccagcaatcaAACCCCCACCAATAATAAAGTTATTCCTTTCCTGTGAatagggataactttataacttcgcacaacccctttaagaattataTGCAGTACCAGCCCTTAACCATTTATAATttcattaatattattattattattaataatactaTTTGTATCATTTCTTTTAGCCTATTTTGGGCTATTTTTCTTTAATACACCTCAGGTAGCAACTTCAGATTTAAAAGTGATTGTCTCTTTAAAGGGTATGTAtcacttattttttttactatttaaaacCAGATGctgataaatattttttttttcaaatctgcagGGAGGGGTAggaagtgagctgtgacataacctaTTGTCAGTGGTGAATCTTGTGGTATCTATATACAATCATTATCTTACCTGTGATATTATTGAGATGGCCACTGAAGAGTAATATCTAAAGAAGAGAAAGTGTCAGCCTATTATGAGGCTCcgtggccagagtgaaaactgcaagatttcagaatTTCTTTAATACAGTGATgtggaaaacatcaaaaagtctgaaaaaaatatgtttaacaaaaaaatgtaaacagtgggtcattttctgatgacatattcccCTTAAGAGAATCGCCTTTTAAACTGAAGCCAGTACCTATTGGAGATATATAGTATCACAAGGCAGCCACCCAAACAGATTAACAACTATGTAAAACATGAGTGGGTCCCACCAGTGTGAGAGCTACTCTATGTTAGCGGCTATTTGCTGTGGTAAACAGAGAGGTGTCCCAAATGAGGGACCCCCACTATGATGTCCACATGCAATAACAGGACACATGAAATAGCATTGTCTTTGTAAGAAAGCCTCGTTCAGCTTAAaatcaattttaaaaaattattccgtaataaaaatacaatttttcacATTAAAATTTTCAATAATTTTCCCTTTTCTTTAcgtattaaaatataaatattgtagCTCATTAATAAAGCAGAAAACAAACGTGCTTGTGGCCAATAGTAACCAAACAGCCCCCTTTCATTTTCTAGAGTTCTGCATGGTTACTAAAGGCAACAATGTTCTTTTTATCTATTGACAAGTTTGATAAATAAGGTTTGTTGTCCTTGGTTcctttagcaaccaatcagagcacagcttttgtCTCTTAAATTGCTCTGGAAAATgagtgctgcactgtgattggttgatatggcaACAATAATATTTTGGTTTTGTTATAAGGTTTTATCAGggcaaaattgaaaaaattgaaTTGACCCATAGGaggataaatctgccccattgtcttGGACAAGCACTCTATTTTATTTCTAAAATTACTGTAGGCTTTCTACTCAAACGCCACAGTCTCCTATCCTCTTGTCATTATGGAGATGAAGATATTTGGGGCAGAACTGAAACTCCTGGGCTctcatgtaaaatctgtaacagggctccaaCCCATCATGTACCATATATTATACAAAACTAGTATCTTTTCATGTGGTAGAGGGGCATTATGCATCCTGTCTAACAACCAGCACCTAGGGCACATACCCTGCCAATCTTCCCCCATAGTTACACCTCTCAAGGCAGTTGATAGTTTTAATATGTCCCACAATTGCAACAAAAAATTTTGCAGGGCTGGTGCCAGCACAAAGTGACCCTGGGCAGTTGTAAGGTCTCCATCAGCTTGGTGCCCCTTCAACAAACTGGATTCATCTTTGTCAAGGTCAATATGGAATAGCCACTATTGCCCTGGCCAACTGTATGCAACAAAGTCTGTTGGTGTTATTTCTCAGTTCTTTGCTTAGTGTAATTTATTATgatttgccatgattttcttgaAATTGTAACAAAAATTCTTCAGTTACACCTACAAATCCTGATGGAGTCACAACGAAACACTCAAGCATTTACACAAGTGTAATGCGGGTGCAGTTTTCAACCCGTATTACAGCCTCTAATTCCGGGCTGACTGCATATCTAGTGACACAACAGCATTATGGGGATCGAAGGGGAGATTTGCCGCCTTAATATAAATGCTAAATTGTGTCCGCATTACACAagtatgaaagcagccttaattaCTATAGTTAATTAATGAATCAATTAAAATTATACATTACCAATAGCTGACTTCATTAATAAAAATTGTCTTTAAAATTAGAAATATTTCTGTCAAGTTTTGATAATGATAATAAGTAATTTCTAAATTAAGTATTTTTCTGTAATTAAGACTTAATTATAGCTTCCTAGAAAAACATTATACTTTCAATATCCAACTTCAATTATGTTAAGGTCAGCTtcaaaatttgattttttttgccatttagAAAAAAAGGCTATAATAAAATGACCCAGTAAAACCTTCTGTGGCATCAATCATTTTTAAACATAGAAAATATCCAGGAAATGAATCAAAGCCCTTGGTTACTGATACAAATTGACTTTAGAATAAATTAATTTGGTATATGACTAGAAATTATTATATAGGCACAAGGACATCAATCATGGCAGAGattagtgacatcatcactcaGAAGCAGTGACATCATTCATTGAGACACATATCAAAAGCAGTTAGCGGCATAGAGGAATACATCCTATTCCACTCTACCAGACAGGGATCCATTGCTAGGATCCATCATGTGCATGGGAAATAATGTAGACATTTAGGGCCCCACAGATACCTTACCCTTGGGCAATGCTGCTTGTCTGACCTGAAAATTTACCTCAGTTACCATAATTACATGACACTGTTCTGCTTGCCCTTTCTAAGCTGTCACATTTCACAGAGCCAGATAATTAGTTAATTAGACCATGACATATGTTTCCTTTTGTCTGCAGCCGGCAATTCACTTAATTAAAATTCCTTAATCGGATATGAAATTTGTTTTCAAACTGTTGTTCCACAGACTAATTAAAATGAGGCCAGTTCACCCCTCTTCAAACTGGTTCACCTCCTTCCCAACCGTTGTAGGACAGAAGACCACCATGACCCTTGAGTTGTGCTGACCCCTTCCTTTCCCCTATTGCTGTGCCTATGGAGATGGTGTACATAGAACCAAAGTTTCCACTCAACAGGTCCTCACTCCATCGGCACAATAGCCTTCACAGGAGAAACTCCAGTCTCATATTTGGCCTAGTTCACAATAATATGTCAAGATAAGACAACAGTGAAGAGTCCAACAATCTAATATGGGGTTGGAAGTTTCCCTTGAGGAAGGGAGGGTCCAGAGTCCTAGGCTACAcagcctatgtgaccgcacagcacTTTAACGTATTTCCTTTGTACAGTGAAACATTGTTTCTTTTTGCTAAATGTTTTATGATCTTTTCGTTTTCGGTCTGGCAGGACGTAAATTATGAACACAGCAAGAACATCAATAAAAAATACTGTCTGTATCTTGAAGCAGCATTGCTTGCAGTTTCATCCATTCTTCTTAAAAAGTAAAGGCATAAACCACTCCAACCACCACAATATTTCCAATGGTGGCAATAATGGCAATCCATAACAATATGGCATCGTTGGAGGACCGTGCTGGCTCTTCGGGGGGGCTCTGAGCAGATGAGGCGGCATGGACATTGGCTGATGAATTGAATAAGGAATATTCTGTCCCAAATTCCTCATTTGGAGAGTCCATAAAAGCTCCTCCCATAACAGGGAGCTGTGGAGGTAAATAGACAAGTCATCAGTGAAGAACTCTTAAAGGGGAACTTTgcataaatataaaaaacaaatacaaCATACTAGGTTCTAGGTCAGTGTTCTCTAACCTGAGACTTCAGCTGTTACAGACCACTATTGAGAGTTCTAGGTGTGCAGCAGCTGGAGACCTACAGATTGGAGCGCAATGAGCTATGTGCTACTTTGTACATAATAACATataatcattattagagatgagcgaacctactcagccacgcctctttttcgcccaagcgccgcgattttcgagtacttccgtactcgggtgaaaagattcggggggctccgtgggtgagtggggggttgcagcggggagtgggggggggagggagagagagagggctcccccctgttccccgctgctaccccccgctccgccacgcctccccccgccccccggcgcgcccccgaatcttttcacccgagtacggaagtactcgaaaatcgtgatgttcgatcaagtaattactcgaaacgagtatattcgctcatctctaatcattatcatctttatttatagagCAACAATATAATCTGCAACAATTGTATATGGTATTCTGAGAATAAAAAGGGAGTGGGTAGTATCGTAGTAGCTATACTCTTTTACActcagacagtattatagtagttatatttttgtacatagggggtagtcttaaagtagttaaattcttgtacatacgggcactattatagtagttatattcttgtacttagggggcagtattatagtagttatattcttctacacaagaagcagtattatagtagttatattcttctacttagggggcagtattatagtagttatattcttatatatatggagcagtattatagtcgttatattcttgtacgtagaaggcaggattatagtagttatattcttggacatagggacagtattatagtggttattttcatgtacatagcggcagtatttgagtagttatattcttgcatataggagaCAGTAATATAGCACTTATATTcctgaacatagggggcagtattatagcagttatattcttatacataggaggcagtattatagtagctatattcttgtaaataggagcagtattaaagcagttatattcttgccacaggaggcagtattatagtagttatattcttatacataggaggcagtattgtagtagttatattcttgtacattagagcagtattatagcagttatattcttgtacacaagaagcactattttagtagttatattcttgtacatagggggcagtattatagtagttatattcttatacataggaggcagtattatagtagttatattcttgtacataggagcagtattatagcagttatattcttgtacacaagaaggagtattatagtagttatattcttgtacatagggggcagtattatagtagttatattcttatacataggaggcagtattatagtagttatatttttgtacataggagcagtattatagaagttatattcttgtacacaggaggcagtattatagtagttatattattgtacatggaaggcagtattatagtagttatattcttatacatagaagaaagtattatagtaggtatattcttgtacatcggagcagtatttgagcagttatattcttctacacaggaggtagtattatagtagttatattcttgtacatagggggcagtattatagtagttatattcttgtacatagggggataatattatagtagttatattcttgtacatagaagcagtattatagtagttatattcctgtacataggggaagaattatagtggttatagtcttgtacatagggggcagtattatcgtagttatattcttcttatacatagggagcagtattatagaaggtatattcttgtgcataggaggcagcattaaagtagttatattcttgtacataggagcagtattatagtagttatattcttctacattggGGGCAGCATTAAAGTAGTTATACTCTTTTATACTGCATtagtattataaaagttatattgtaCATTATGGGTAGTATAATATTCTTGAACATatgttgcagtattatagtagatatattcttttaCACACTATTTTCAGGGACAGTATTCTACTTCACTTGCACATAAGAGGCATTTTAATAGAAAATTTGGATATAGAAAGCACTATTAgaataattatatttttgtacatagaagcagtattacagtagttattttcttgtacataggaggccgtaatatagtagttatattcttgtacatagggaacagaattatagcagttatattcttgtacatagggggcagtattatagtagttatattcttgtacatagggggcagtattatagtagttatattcttgtacatagggggcagtattatagtagttatattcttgtacataggaggcagtattatagtagttatattcttgtacataggagcagtactatagtagttatcaaaatactaatgacctcaTGTCTATGAGTGACTGAGTGACTGCGTgattgtgtgagttacatgtggtgAAATCACCATCATGTTATCAGTCACTGCTATCTCTGggatccacccctgatcacatggcttAACAACATCACAGCTCCTATATGCAAAGCCTGACagaagccgtgtgcttacagaacctgtgatgatgtcacagtcatgtaaaTCAGGGATGGAGATCAGAGTCTCGGTGATAGATAACATGAtagtgacataatcacaggtcctgtaagcacacggctgcagtCCACCTCTGCTGGTTTGGGTCTGgaaccaactccaatccctttcactatatcacATTAGTCAgcggtgcattgcgccaccagaaacactggtactagtattcttgtacataggagcaggattatagtagttatattcttgtacatagaagcagtattatagtggttgtattcttatatgtaggggcagtattatagtagttatattcttgtacataggggcagtattatagtagttaaattcttgtacataggggatagtattatagcagttatattcttgtacatagcaggtcagtattatagtagaaataTTCTTGTACGTGGGGGCAGCATTGTTGtttttatattctggtacatagggggcagtattatagtagttatattcttgtacatacggggcagtattatagttgttgtattcttgtacataggggacagtattctagcagttgtattcttgtacataagggcagtattataatagttatattcttgtacataggggatagcattatagtagttatattcttatacgtgGGGGCAGTATTGTtgtttttatattcttgtacataggaggcagtattatagaagttatattcttgtacataggagacagtattattatagttatactttgtacaaagggggcagtattatagtagttatattcttgtacataaggggcagtattatagtaggtatattcttgtgcataggaggcagcattatagtagttatattcttgtatataggagcaatattatagtagttatatctttgtacatagaaggcagtattatagtagttatatttttgtacatagtggggaagtattatagtagttatattcttgtacacaggaggcagtattatagtagttatattcttgtacataggagcagtactatagtagttatcaaaatactaatgacctcaTGTCTATGAGTGACTGAGTGACTGCGTgattgtgtgagttacatgtggtgAAATCACCATCATGTTATCAGTCACTGCTATCTCTGggatccacccctgatcacatggcttAACAACATCACAGCTCCTATATGCAAAGCCTGACagaagccgtgtgcttacagaacctgtgatgatgtcacagtcatgtaaaTCAGGGATGGAGATCAGAGTCTCGGTGATAGATAACATGAtagtgacataatcacaggtcctgtaagcacacggctgcagtCCACCTCTGCTGGTTTGGGTCTGgaaccaactccaatccctttcactatatcacATTAGTCAgcggtgcattgcgccaccagaaacactggtactagtattcttgtacataggagcaggattatagtagttatattcttgtacatagaagcagtattatagtggttgtattcttatatgtaggggcagtattatagtagttatattcttgtacataggggcagtattatagtagttaaattcttgtacataggggatagtattatagcagttatattcttgtacatagcaggtcagtattatagtagaaataTTCTTGTACGTGGGGGCAGCATTGTTGtttttatattctggtacatagggggcagtattatagtagttatattcttgtacatacggggcagtattatagttgttgtattcttgtacataggggacagtattctagcagttgtattcttgtacataagggcagtattataatagttatattcttgtacataggggatagcattatagtagttatattcttatacgtgGGGGCAGTATTGTtgtttttatattcttgtacataggaggcagtattatagaagttatattcttgtacataggagacagtattattatagttatactttgtacaaagggggcagtattatagtagttatattcttgtacataaggggcagtattatagtaggtatattcttgtgcataggaggcagcattatagtagttatattcttgtatataggagcaatattatagtagttatatctttgtacatagaaggcagtattatagtagttatatttttgtacatagtggggaagtattatagtagttatattcttgtacacaggaggcagtattatagtagttatattcttgtacatggagggcagtattatagtagttatattcttgtacataggaggcagtattatagtagttatattcgtgtacatagtgggcagtattatagtagttatattcttgtcataggagacagtattatagtagttatattcttgtacatagaggtcagtattattatagttatttcttgtacatagagggcagtattatagttgttgtattcttgtacataggggcagtattattgtagttatattcttgttcatagtggatagtattattatagttaaatcttgtatataggggg
Coding sequences within it:
- the C6H14orf132 gene encoding uncharacterized protein C14orf132 homolog; this encodes MDLSFMAAQLPVMGGAFMDSPNEEFGTEYSLFNSSANVHAASSAQSPPEEPARSSNDAILLWIAIIATIGNIVVVGVVYAFTF